In Vibrio syngnathi, the following proteins share a genomic window:
- a CDS encoding threonine aldolase family protein, with protein MSTDLRQQCDFLLSGHLEPTPAQTFAQMAEWCETHNVTHDSYGDGEFIESFEKKVADLLGYEAAVFVITGTMNQPTALEIACQEKRNPVVAMHESSHIMRHERQGYQLQNRFNVLPVGNVFRTWNVDDLKAWPDEIAAALYELPMREIGGQLPELEELEAIKQYCKEQSIHLHMDGARLWECGAYYQKSYSEIAKGFDTAYVSLYKGLNGLGGSLLLGDKAFVAKASAWMKRQGGNVYHRTPYVVSAAMQFDQRIELMPALYERTKQIYQILQDYPQFKVNPQQPQVNMLHLYLPVGFEDGIILRDNIAKKHKIWIGNPAISELPTQCKIEWYVGDNLLNLPDHELIDILDFINEELI; from the coding sequence ATGAGTACAGATCTGCGTCAACAATGTGATTTTTTGCTTTCTGGTCACTTAGAACCCACTCCGGCACAAACATTCGCTCAGATGGCTGAATGGTGTGAAACGCATAATGTCACTCACGATAGCTACGGCGATGGCGAGTTTATCGAGAGTTTTGAAAAGAAAGTTGCAGACTTACTCGGTTATGAAGCGGCTGTGTTTGTGATTACGGGCACCATGAACCAACCAACAGCATTAGAAATTGCGTGCCAAGAGAAACGAAACCCAGTAGTGGCGATGCATGAATCGAGTCATATTATGCGCCATGAACGGCAAGGATATCAGCTCCAGAACAGATTCAACGTACTTCCAGTTGGTAACGTATTTCGCACTTGGAATGTTGATGACTTAAAGGCGTGGCCTGATGAGATTGCAGCCGCATTATATGAACTGCCTATGCGCGAAATTGGTGGGCAATTACCCGAATTGGAAGAGCTTGAAGCGATTAAACAGTACTGCAAAGAACAATCGATTCATCTGCATATGGATGGTGCTCGTTTGTGGGAGTGCGGCGCGTATTATCAAAAGTCATATAGCGAGATTGCTAAGGGGTTCGATACAGCTTATGTTTCGCTCTACAAAGGGTTAAACGGTCTTGGTGGGTCACTCCTATTAGGTGACAAGGCTTTCGTAGCAAAAGCTTCAGCATGGATGAAGCGTCAGGGCGGAAATGTTTATCATCGCACGCCTTACGTGGTTTCGGCAGCAATGCAGTTTGATCAACGGATTGAGTTGATGCCTGCATTGTATGAGCGTACTAAGCAAATCTATCAAATCTTACAAGATTACCCGCAGTTCAAAGTGAACCCGCAGCAACCCCAAGTAAACATGCTTCACCTCTATTTACCGGTGGGTTTTGAGGATGGCATTATCCTGCGCGACAATATAGCGAAGAAGCACAAGATTTGGATAGGAAACCCAGCGATCAGCGAACTGCCAACCCAATGTAAGATTGAATGGTATGTGGGTGATAACTTACTAAACTTGCCAGATCATGAGCTGATCGACATTCTAGACTTTATTAACGAAGAGCTGATTTAA
- the yjjG gene encoding pyrimidine 5'-nucleotidase has translation MKYDWIFFDADETLFHFDAFQGMKLMFSRFGVDFGEQDYAAYQKVNLPLWVDYQDGRITADQLKHTRFESWAEKLETTTAALNSAFLMAMADICSLLPGAQELMESLKGKVNMGIITNGFTELQSIRLERTGMTDYFDHVIISEEVGVAKPDAEIFEYAHKLVGLPSKQRVLMVGDNPHSDILGGLDFGIETCWLNSQEKATPAGINPHYQVKSLADLQALLLA, from the coding sequence ATGAAGTACGATTGGATATTCTTTGATGCAGATGAAACCTTGTTCCACTTTGATGCTTTTCAAGGCATGAAGTTAATGTTTTCTCGTTTTGGTGTGGATTTCGGCGAGCAAGATTATGCTGCTTATCAGAAGGTTAATTTACCACTTTGGGTCGATTACCAAGATGGTCGCATTACAGCTGATCAATTGAAGCACACGCGCTTCGAAAGCTGGGCTGAAAAGTTAGAGACAACAACCGCAGCTTTAAACAGTGCTTTCCTAATGGCGATGGCGGATATCTGTTCTTTGTTACCGGGTGCACAAGAGTTAATGGAGTCTTTAAAAGGCAAAGTGAACATGGGCATCATTACTAACGGCTTTACAGAGCTTCAGTCTATCCGTTTAGAGCGTACAGGAATGACTGATTATTTTGATCACGTGATTATTTCTGAAGAGGTTGGGGTCGCTAAACCGGATGCCGAGATTTTTGAATATGCGCATAAGTTGGTTGGATTGCCATCAAAACAGAGAGTATTGATGGTCGGAGATAACCCACACTCTGATATTTTAGGTGGTTTGGATTTTGGTATTGAGACCTGTTGGTTGAATAGCCAAGAGAAAGCGACACCAGCAGGAATTAATCCTCATTATCAGGTTAAGTCTCTGGCTGACCTGCAAGCACTTTTGTTGGCATAA
- a CDS encoding YccF domain-containing protein: MRTIGNIIWFLFGGVFMGLAWWFFGLLAFLTIVGIPWGRACFVMGNFSFFPFGQEAISRDELTNETDIGTSPLGMIGNIIWFLFAGIWLAIGHIMSAVACFITIIGIPFAIQHLKLAVISLAPIGKTVVDKREAEAARVRNYKG; encoded by the coding sequence ATGAGAACAATAGGAAACATCATTTGGTTTCTGTTTGGTGGCGTATTTATGGGATTGGCTTGGTGGTTCTTCGGACTGCTCGCATTCCTCACCATTGTTGGCATTCCATGGGGTAGAGCGTGTTTTGTAATGGGTAATTTCTCATTCTTCCCATTCGGCCAAGAAGCGATTTCACGTGATGAACTGACCAATGAAACTGATATCGGGACCAGCCCACTTGGTATGATTGGTAACATCATTTGGTTCTTATTTGCGGGAATCTGGTTGGCGATTGGTCACATCATGTCAGCAGTAGCGTGTTTCATTACTATTATAGGTATTCCGTTTGCGATTCAGCACCTTAAGCTCGCAGTTATCTCATTGGCGCCAATCGGTAAAACCGTTGTCGACAAGCGTGAAGCAGAAGCGGCACGAGTAAGAAACTACAAGGGTTAA
- the yiaY gene encoding L-threonine dehydrogenase has protein sequence MSTAFYIPTINFMGTGCLKDAADSIQSQGFKKGLIVTDKILNQIGVVKQVQDLLSQRGVDTVVFDGTQPNPTITNVNDGLELLTDNDCDFVVSLGGGSPHDCAKGIALVASNGGKIADYEGVDQSEKPMMPLIAINTTAGTASEMTRFCIITDEARHIKMAIVDKHTTPLISVNDPELMLAKPASLTAATGMDALTHAIEAYVSIAATPITDAVAIKAIELVQAHLRTAVTHGEDIEAREQMAYAQFMAGMAFNNASLGYVHAMAHQLGGFYDLPHGVCNAILLPHVQRYNAQVCPERLRDVAKAMGVNVEGMTPEQGAEAAINAIVQLANDVNIPTGIAQLGAKLEDIPTLSDNALKDACGFTNPKQATHEEISAIFEAAM, from the coding sequence ATGTCTACTGCATTTTATATCCCTACAATCAACTTCATGGGTACTGGCTGTTTGAAGGATGCTGCTGATAGCATTCAGTCTCAAGGCTTCAAAAAAGGTCTGATCGTTACTGATAAGATCCTTAATCAAATTGGCGTAGTTAAGCAGGTACAAGACCTTCTTAGCCAGCGCGGCGTAGACACCGTTGTATTCGATGGCACTCAACCAAACCCAACCATCACTAACGTGAACGATGGTCTAGAGTTACTGACTGACAACGATTGTGATTTTGTTGTTTCTCTCGGTGGTGGTTCGCCACATGACTGTGCAAAAGGCATCGCTCTGGTTGCTTCTAACGGCGGAAAAATTGCAGATTACGAAGGCGTAGACCAATCTGAAAAACCAATGATGCCATTGATTGCTATCAACACCACAGCTGGTACGGCATCTGAAATGACACGTTTCTGCATCATTACTGATGAAGCTCGTCACATTAAGATGGCTATCGTTGATAAGCACACAACACCGCTTATTTCAGTAAACGATCCTGAGTTAATGCTTGCTAAACCTGCATCATTAACTGCTGCAACTGGCATGGATGCATTAACGCACGCAATCGAAGCTTACGTTTCTATCGCAGCAACGCCAATTACAGACGCAGTAGCAATTAAAGCAATCGAACTTGTTCAAGCACACCTAAGAACAGCAGTAACGCACGGCGAAGATATTGAAGCTCGTGAGCAAATGGCTTACGCACAGTTCATGGCGGGCATGGCGTTCAACAACGCTTCTCTTGGCTATGTTCACGCAATGGCTCACCAACTGGGTGGTTTCTACGACCTTCCACACGGTGTATGTAACGCTATCCTGCTTCCACACGTTCAACGCTACAACGCGCAAGTTTGCCCAGAGCGTCTACGTGACGTTGCAAAAGCAATGGGTGTGAATGTTGAAGGTATGACACCAGAGCAAGGCGCAGAAGCAGCTATCAACGCGATTGTTCAACTAGCAAATGACGTGAACATCCCAACTGGTATCGCGCAACTGGGTGCTAAACTAGAAGACATCCCGACTCTGTCTGACAACGCACTAAAAGACGCTTGTGGTTTCACTAACCCTAAACAAGCGACTCACGAAGAAATCTCAGCGATCTTCGAAGCGGCAATGTAA
- a CDS encoding GGDEF domain-containing protein, whose translation MNPSKHFNYFLSEKINDIVEAPNEASILTIEAKIRKVASENNQPIPSAIDYFCTGSRLLKSGHVHQAFEPLTEALHRSETSNIHDIKFCIEYSIGVALIRLGCYSKAIISLTKASASKAVNNERLLTRIYNNLGYIFLETQDYSKAQYYCKLAWEIEKNSLQASSRSILSNLAIIDSTLGNKAEAERKFTLCRELLNKHPSLIGTYFYHSCYAEHLQSINQIDEALSSFKTAIETCELLGDNFYLIETLKNYCSCAIEHKRHDVLEPYLSRAISLGNKYGSATSLQNLASSLFNFSRQEAMEAQQSKIVDKAFELQSIAFQNLSESNNEAVFQLYQLYSERPALEKAHSFTTDLDLITSFGEYLSSHSNLTDMMQRLHEDLKKVMPVESLGLALYNEDTHQLTYEIYLDLGVTLEPFTVDCTKKATLSAYCINNRVPFCHGAFTKAALNKLLNKPLGEHALTGVTKEDYSSVIMLPLILEGKRLGVLTVQSIEPNAYQEHHLSLMKHLGSYLSIDLQNKQQKKQLEEQKMTLKTLMNLDPLSQLFNRLTLAESITQWRDIAEIEQSYALLLIDIDYYKQFNDCYGHVKGDEVLVTISKQLKHHFSAESFKVFRFGGDEFLVLCTGETQNALLEKTSQLLSGVHDLNISHKKSKCSDRLTLSVGGAIFKHFDIVNLTNEELIQKTDKTLYKVKDQGRNGILIED comes from the coding sequence ATGAACCCTTCTAAGCACTTTAATTATTTTTTAAGTGAAAAAATAAACGACATAGTTGAAGCTCCTAATGAAGCAAGTATTCTTACGATTGAAGCTAAAATAAGAAAAGTTGCCTCTGAAAATAATCAACCAATCCCAAGCGCCATTGATTATTTTTGTACGGGATCCCGGCTATTGAAATCGGGCCATGTACATCAAGCCTTTGAGCCTCTAACTGAAGCACTGCACCGAAGTGAAACATCCAATATTCACGATATTAAATTCTGCATAGAATACTCTATTGGCGTTGCTCTCATACGATTAGGCTGTTATTCAAAAGCCATTATTTCTCTCACTAAAGCAAGCGCATCAAAAGCCGTTAACAATGAGCGCCTCCTAACTCGAATATATAATAATTTAGGTTACATTTTTTTAGAAACCCAAGATTATTCAAAAGCTCAGTACTATTGCAAGCTCGCATGGGAAATAGAAAAAAATTCTCTTCAAGCTTCATCGAGATCAATATTAAGTAATCTTGCTATCATTGATTCAACGCTAGGTAATAAAGCCGAGGCCGAAAGAAAATTCACTTTATGTCGAGAACTACTCAATAAACACCCTAGTCTTATTGGTACTTACTTTTACCACAGTTGCTATGCAGAACACCTTCAATCTATCAACCAGATTGATGAAGCACTCTCTTCTTTTAAGACTGCAATTGAAACCTGTGAATTACTAGGCGACAATTTTTACTTAATCGAAACTTTAAAAAATTACTGTTCATGTGCAATAGAGCATAAAAGACACGATGTCCTTGAGCCATATTTAAGCCGTGCTATATCTTTAGGAAACAAATATGGCAGCGCTACATCACTGCAAAATCTCGCCTCATCGCTATTTAATTTTAGTCGCCAAGAAGCAATGGAAGCCCAACAATCTAAGATAGTTGATAAGGCCTTTGAGCTTCAGTCAATAGCATTCCAGAACCTTTCCGAGAGTAATAACGAAGCCGTTTTTCAATTGTACCAACTGTACTCAGAACGCCCCGCATTAGAGAAAGCACACTCTTTCACAACAGATTTAGATTTAATTACTTCATTTGGTGAGTATTTAAGTTCACATTCAAACCTCACCGATATGATGCAACGCCTTCACGAAGATCTGAAAAAGGTGATGCCAGTTGAGTCTCTTGGGCTCGCTTTGTATAACGAAGACACACACCAACTGACCTATGAAATTTATTTAGACCTTGGTGTTACACTCGAGCCTTTCACTGTCGACTGTACAAAAAAAGCGACATTAAGTGCATATTGTATCAATAACAGAGTGCCTTTCTGTCATGGTGCATTTACAAAAGCAGCACTGAACAAACTATTAAATAAACCGCTCGGTGAACACGCTTTAACTGGTGTAACTAAAGAAGACTACTCGTCTGTTATCATGCTGCCGCTCATTCTTGAGGGTAAGCGCCTTGGTGTTCTTACCGTCCAATCCATTGAGCCCAACGCATACCAAGAACATCACTTATCTTTAATGAAACATTTGGGTTCTTATTTATCCATTGATCTTCAGAATAAGCAGCAAAAGAAACAACTTGAAGAACAAAAAATGACGCTCAAAACACTGATGAATTTAGATCCGCTCAGTCAATTATTTAACCGTTTAACCTTGGCAGAATCCATCACACAGTGGCGTGATATTGCAGAAATAGAACAGTCTTACGCGTTACTATTAATTGATATTGACTACTATAAACAATTCAATGATTGCTACGGTCATGTGAAAGGGGATGAGGTTTTGGTTACCATATCAAAACAGCTTAAACATCATTTTTCAGCAGAATCTTTTAAGGTATTTCGATTTGGCGGTGATGAGTTTTTAGTTTTATGTACAGGTGAAACACAAAACGCGTTGCTAGAAAAAACTTCTCAGCTCTTATCCGGTGTGCATGATTTAAATATCAGCCACAAGAAGTCTAAATGCAGTGATCGCTTAACTCTTTCGGTTGGTGGAGCGATATTCAAACACTTTGATATTGTAAATCTAACCAATGAAGAGCTGATCCAAAAAACAGATAAAACACTCTACAAAGTAAAAGACCAAGGAAGAAATGGAATATTGATTGAAGACTAG
- a CDS encoding class I SAM-dependent DNA methyltransferase, with amino-acid sequence MAKQWDEYAPDWDNDPATAVFAQSAFDQLTQLVDLNGTRVLDFGCGTGLLSQKISPFAKEIIALDISEGMIEELDKKELSNVEPVVDILSRGLAAQHPAFRNQFDLVVASSVCGFIPNLQDTVSLIYTLLENDGTFVHWDWYLENDSEDYGVSQQRSENVLSAAGFAVVEVSTPFSINTPQGELKVLMGVGRKQVLPYL; translated from the coding sequence ATGGCGAAACAATGGGACGAGTACGCACCTGATTGGGATAACGATCCCGCTACTGCTGTATTCGCACAGTCCGCATTTGACCAGTTAACACAGCTCGTTGATTTGAACGGAACCCGTGTCCTTGATTTTGGTTGTGGTACAGGATTACTCAGCCAGAAAATATCTCCTTTTGCAAAAGAGATCATCGCTCTCGATATCTCAGAAGGGATGATTGAAGAGTTAGATAAAAAAGAGCTGTCTAATGTAGAGCCTGTCGTTGATATCTTATCGCGTGGACTTGCAGCCCAACACCCAGCATTCAGAAATCAGTTTGACTTAGTGGTAGCCTCTTCGGTATGTGGCTTTATTCCGAACCTACAAGACACGGTCAGCCTTATTTATACTCTGTTAGAAAACGATGGCACGTTTGTACACTGGGATTGGTACTTAGAGAACGACAGCGAAGACTACGGTGTAAGCCAACAGCGCTCAGAGAATGTATTGAGTGCAGCTGGCTTTGCAGTGGTTGAAGTGTCAACGCCGTTCTCGATCAACACTCCACAAGGAGAGTTAAAGGTATTGATGGGTGTTGGACGTAAACAAGTGCTTCCTTATCTGTAA
- a CDS encoding cation diffusion facilitator family transporter → MCDRKSQNENRVLLFSALLASGFAIGGLVLGLLVGSLVIVFDGVYSLISLLLTLLSLAASKYINRPSDREFPFGRAIIEPIVIAIKAIVILLVVGYSLYSAIGALMTGGREVDASIATLFGIFNVLGCGYAWWYIANKSKRISSGLIQAESKQWQMDTLLSVAVTAGFVVAWLVAYSPFAEYAVYADPMMMLLMSFYFIKVPFDMLREAMRELLMMSATKDICDAVDKNVVAVDKDAEQDLELMGVTKVGPELRVNVDIHTNDQDAITVDDIERTRHQLKRRLSKMPYELQLNLNITA, encoded by the coding sequence ATGTGTGACAGGAAAAGCCAAAACGAAAACCGAGTACTATTGTTCTCAGCCCTTTTAGCATCAGGCTTCGCAATTGGCGGATTGGTGTTGGGTCTTCTCGTTGGCTCTCTAGTCATAGTATTTGACGGTGTCTATTCTCTTATCAGTTTACTGTTAACTTTATTGTCACTAGCTGCTTCAAAATACATTAATCGCCCATCAGACAGGGAGTTCCCGTTCGGTCGAGCCATCATTGAGCCAATCGTAATCGCCATTAAAGCGATTGTGATTCTACTTGTGGTCGGTTATTCGCTTTACTCTGCGATTGGTGCTCTGATGACAGGGGGTCGTGAAGTCGATGCTTCTATCGCAACTCTGTTTGGTATTTTCAACGTATTGGGTTGTGGTTACGCTTGGTGGTACATCGCTAACAAGAGCAAACGTATTTCTTCAGGTTTGATTCAAGCTGAGTCTAAACAGTGGCAAATGGATACGCTTTTGAGTGTGGCTGTTACGGCAGGTTTCGTTGTTGCTTGGTTGGTGGCTTACTCTCCGTTTGCTGAATACGCGGTATATGCCGACCCAATGATGATGTTGCTGATGTCTTTCTACTTTATCAAAGTGCCGTTCGACATGTTACGTGAAGCAATGCGTGAACTGCTAATGATGTCGGCAACCAAAGATATTTGTGACGCGGTAGATAAGAATGTTGTCGCTGTGGACAAAGATGCGGAGCAAGATTTGGAGCTAATGGGTGTGACTAAGGTTGGCCCGGAGCTAAGAGTCAATGTTGATATTCATACTAACGACCAAGATGCGATTACGGTTGATGATATTGAACGAACACGCCATCAATTAAAGCGACGCTTATCTAAAATGCCTTATGAGCTTCAATTGAATTTAAATATTACGGCTTAA
- a CDS encoding NAD(P)H-dependent oxidoreductase produces the protein MSKNRVLVLFAHPSQHRSEANKPLFEQAKRVDGVTWVDLYAEYPTFKINIDREQKRLLDHDIIIFQFPLYWYSTPAILKEWQDLVLEYGFAYGTDGNELQGKNLLCCITAGGKKDAYQSDGYNHFTIRELLHPIEQTASLCGMNYLAPFALFGSRTALEENRIQQHVDSYRTLLQALVAGDINIKRASKAEKLNHIVEELMAEVK, from the coding sequence ATGTCGAAAAATCGAGTTTTAGTGCTATTCGCACACCCTTCTCAACATCGTTCTGAAGCAAACAAACCCTTATTTGAGCAAGCCAAACGCGTTGACGGTGTCACGTGGGTCGATCTCTATGCCGAATATCCAACCTTCAAAATCAACATCGATCGTGAACAAAAACGCCTGTTGGACCATGACATCATCATTTTTCAATTCCCTTTATATTGGTACTCAACACCGGCAATTCTTAAAGAGTGGCAAGATCTCGTTCTAGAATATGGCTTCGCATACGGAACCGATGGTAACGAATTACAAGGCAAGAATTTACTGTGTTGCATCACCGCTGGCGGTAAGAAAGATGCGTACCAAAGCGATGGCTACAACCATTTCACCATTCGAGAACTGCTTCACCCCATTGAACAAACTGCTTCCTTATGTGGAATGAACTACCTTGCACCTTTTGCACTTTTTGGTTCTCGTACAGCATTAGAAGAAAACCGTATTCAACAACATGTCGATAGTTACAGAACGCTTTTACAAGCGCTGGTTGCAGGTGATATCAACATCAAAAGGGCCAGTAAGGCAGAAAAGTTGAACCACATTGTGGAAGAATTAATGGCTGAGGTTAAATAA
- the yddG gene encoding aromatic amino acid DMT transporter YddG, with translation MLKSHRHSCYGIAAILLWSCLIALSRSVSEQLGPIGGAASLYTVSSLLLVCVMGLPKLSRFSKSYLMIGGALFVCYEIFLALALGMANSRHQALEMAVINYLWPALTVLFAVLLSDKKINWLVYPSIFLAFFGVAWSISGDQGLSVDQIAANIATNPKTYSMAFFGAIIWAVYCNYTQRVAKGQNAIVLFFIATVITLWIKYVLSDETGMVMTTSAAIDLALAGVCMGAGYALWNTAILGGNMVFLATMSYFTPIFATLLSSVILGLSLTMMFWQGVCMVTVGSLACWWVTRDKKPTVKASASEEVQS, from the coding sequence GTGCTCAAATCTCATCGCCATAGCTGCTACGGCATTGCTGCCATTTTACTATGGAGCTGCTTAATTGCATTGTCTCGTAGTGTCTCAGAACAACTGGGCCCAATTGGTGGTGCAGCCAGCCTTTACACGGTGAGTTCGCTGTTGTTGGTCTGTGTTATGGGGTTACCTAAGCTTTCACGCTTCTCTAAATCGTATTTGATGATCGGTGGTGCCTTATTCGTTTGCTACGAAATCTTCTTGGCTCTGGCTTTAGGAATGGCAAATAGCCGACATCAAGCGTTAGAAATGGCCGTTATCAACTATCTATGGCCCGCGCTGACGGTGTTGTTTGCGGTGCTGCTGAGCGATAAAAAGATTAACTGGTTGGTTTATCCAAGCATCTTCTTGGCGTTCTTTGGCGTGGCTTGGAGTATCAGCGGCGATCAGGGGCTTTCTGTCGATCAAATCGCGGCCAATATTGCGACCAACCCTAAAACCTATTCGATGGCATTCTTCGGCGCGATTATTTGGGCGGTATATTGTAATTACACCCAACGAGTTGCTAAAGGGCAGAATGCGATTGTACTTTTCTTTATCGCTACGGTGATCACCTTGTGGATAAAATACGTATTGAGTGATGAAACAGGCATGGTGATGACAACAAGTGCGGCGATTGACTTAGCGCTAGCTGGTGTTTGTATGGGCGCAGGCTATGCACTTTGGAACACGGCAATTCTGGGCGGCAATATGGTGTTTCTTGCGACCATGTCGTACTTTACGCCTATTTTTGCAACCTTACTCTCTTCGGTGATTTTGGGCTTGTCATTAACGATGATGTTTTGGCAGGGCGTGTGTATGGTAACCGTTGGTTCACTGGCTTGCTGGTGGGTAACCAGAGATAAAAAGCCGACGGTTAAGGCGTCGGCTTCTGAAGAGGTTCAGTCTTGA
- a CDS encoding LysR family transcriptional regulator: MNLSQVQAFCSVADLGSVSEAARQLECNRTKLSMSIKALEKELDVELFVRSGNHVELSEAGKAIYKDCEGMLVTAARIKQTCLHVSGEFNAEIWIARDDSLPDEMWQSLSHALNNKYPSTSFNFVLASSGDLANLVETQQVDFAFGVDYERVDDPRIIYNPLGKIRMMSVCKKGHDLSAMRRVSDEVLRNSMQATMVYLNEKDNPELEPFSRRYIGFSSFDFMLDTILREDAWGVMPEPLIRHLLREQELAVIKHTYGLTQEDYCMFTAAGMAEHPGMNWLADQISDYLFDF, from the coding sequence ATGAACCTTTCTCAAGTCCAAGCCTTTTGTTCTGTTGCTGATTTAGGATCCGTCTCTGAAGCTGCTCGACAGCTTGAATGTAACCGAACCAAACTCAGCATGTCGATCAAAGCCTTGGAAAAAGAGTTAGATGTCGAACTGTTTGTTCGAAGCGGTAACCATGTCGAGCTGTCTGAGGCAGGTAAGGCCATCTATAAAGACTGTGAAGGCATGTTGGTAACGGCAGCACGCATTAAGCAAACCTGCTTACATGTTTCGGGTGAATTCAACGCCGAGATTTGGATCGCACGCGACGATTCCCTACCCGATGAAATGTGGCAAAGTTTATCGCACGCCCTAAACAACAAATACCCTTCCACTTCTTTCAACTTCGTTCTCGCGTCTAGTGGCGACTTGGCTAATCTTGTCGAAACTCAGCAAGTTGATTTTGCGTTTGGTGTCGATTACGAGCGTGTCGACGACCCAAGAATTATCTACAACCCACTCGGCAAGATCCGAATGATGTCGGTATGTAAGAAAGGGCATGATTTGAGTGCGATGCGAAGAGTTTCGGATGAAGTACTAAGAAATTCAATGCAAGCGACCATGGTTTATCTCAATGAAAAAGATAACCCTGAGCTTGAGCCCTTCTCTCGCCGATACATCGGCTTCTCTAGCTTCGATTTTATGTTGGATACGATTCTACGAGAAGATGCATGGGGCGTAATGCCTGAGCCATTGATACGCCATTTATTGCGTGAACAAGAACTGGCGGTAATCAAACACACTTATGGCCTAACTCAAGAAGACTACTGTATGTTTACCGCGGCAGGTATGGCAGAGCATCCAGGTATGAATTGGTTAGCGGATCAGATCAGCGATTACTTGTTTGATTTCTAA